A single Calypte anna isolate BGI_N300 chromosome 24, bCalAnn1_v1.p, whole genome shotgun sequence DNA region contains:
- the LOC103532707 gene encoding transmembrane protein 45B: protein MANFQGHALPGSFFLLFGLWWSVKYPLRYLNQKATKKSHRIYCFQRLDAIEGSIKIIFALIGMLAEQFVPDGPHLYLYIGESRDWVKLMNWQHTTMYLFYGLSGVVDVLTYTSPSVVPRGLDHLMLSLAVFVEGFLFYYHIFHRPMLDQHIHTLLLIAIFSGACSIMLEVFLRDNIILEMFRAGITIVQGTWFWQIGIVLFQPWGGPAWDEDHSNIMFLTMCFFWHWAAAVAILAINYTLAFCCIQQCQRHSREPYIGLGVRRQEGDPSSQTAFLNGSDEE, encoded by the exons ATGGCAAACTTCCAGGGTCATGCACTTCCAGGcagtttcttcctcctctttggcCTCTGGTGGTCTGTGAAATACCCCCTGAGGTATCTCAACCAGAAAGCAACTAAGAAATCCCACAGGATTTATTGTTTTCAGCGTCTGGATGCCATCGAAGGGAGCATCAAAATCATCTTTGCTCTGATAG ggatgctggcaGAGCAGTTTGTCCCCGATGGTCCCCACTTGTACCTCTACATCGGGGAGAGCCGGGACTGGGTGAAGCTGATGAACTGGCAGCACACCACCATGTACCTCTTCTATGGCCTTTCTGGGGTGGTGGATGTCCTCACCTACACCTCCCCCAGCGTGGTGCCACGGGGGCTGGATCATCTCATGCTGTCCCTGGCAGTGTTTGTGGAAG gttttctcttttattaCCACATCTTCCACCGCCCCATGCTGGACCAGCACATCCACACCCTGCTGCTCATTGCCATCTTCTCAGGGGCCTGCAGCATCATGCTGGAGGTTTTCCTCAGGGACAACATCATCCTGGAGATGTTCAGAGCTGGCATCACCATCGTCCAGGGAACGTGGTTCTGGCAG ATTGGGATCGTGCTGTTCCAGCCATGGGGTGGCCCTGCATGGGATGAGGATCACAGCAACATCATGTTCCTCACCATGTGTTTCTTCTGGCACTGGGCAGCTGCTGTGGCCATCCTGGCAATAAACTACACTCTGGCTTTCTG CTGCATCCAGCAGTGCCAGAGGCACAGCAGGGAACCCTACATCGGGCTGGGGGTCCGGAGGCAGGAGGGGGACCCCAGCTCCCAAACTGCCTTCCTGAATGGGTCTGATGAAGAGTGA